CGGATACCGGCCGTCTACTCGGAGCTCAAGCCGTTGGAGCCGATGGCGTGGATAAGCGCATCGACGTTCTGGCGACGGCTATCGCTGCCAGGATGACCGTGGACGATGTGGCCGAGTTGGAACTCTGCTACGCGCCACCGTTCGGGTCCGCGAAAGACCCGGTCAACCTCGCGGGCATGGCCGCCCAGAACGTCCGCGCGGGAGACGTTTCCCCGGTCCAGTGGCACGAACTGCCGGCCCTCGTCGCAAATGGCGCTGTTGTGTTGGATGTGCGTGAGCCGAAGGAGCGCGACGCGGGCGAGATCCCCGGCTCGATCGGCATCCCCCTCGGCGAACTCCGCGGGCGATTGGTCGAGCTGCCGAAGGATCGGGAAATCGTTGTGCATTGTGCCAGTGGTCAGCGATCGTACAACGCGTGCCGCGTACTAACCCAGCACGGCTTCCGGTGCCGCAACCTGACCGGCTCGTACAAGACGTGGAAGGCGGCTATAGACGGGCTCGTGGGCGAGTAAAACAATATTTTTGCCGCAGGTTTACGCAGATAAACGCGGATCAGAGAGAACTAATCCGATTTGAGCCGTGATCATCGGCATTGATTTCCATCGTATCGTTCTTGTGGGCTCGCTGTGATCGGATTAACGAGCAATCTGTGGCCTTCCGCCGAGTACCAGTTCTCGGCCGGCGCCGATGCGGTTGACCGCCTGGCACCCAGGCTATTCGAGGCCGTGTGGCGAACCAGGCTCGACCGCCCGGGATTCGCCGTCGTGGTCATGCCCGAATCGCCCACGTCTCGCGAACTCAGGCGATTCATGCTCGAACTGGTTGATGCGTTCGGAACCGTGGCGGTAGGGCAGGGGCTCCCGCGGTTCGTGCCCGAACGACTCGGTCGATTCGATCAGCAAGTTACCTCGAAGTTCCACCGCGATGGGGCACCGGCCGCGTCGTTGCTTGTACTCGGTTACGAGCCCACGTCAGTTCGGAGCCAGTTGTTCGTGGCCGACGCTGAGTGTGCGGCACGAGACGAAGGGATGACGGTCGCGGCGTTCCTGTCCGCGAACAATCCGATGTTCCCGGCGGGTGAACACCGGCTTTCGCGCTACATCACCGAGGTCGTGTTTCCACAAGACGTGCCGTGCGTCGTACTCATTAACAACAGCCTTTCAACGGACGACATTCCAGAGTGCCCGCTCGGAGTGCTTCACAAAGCCGTCATTCGATCACCCGATCCGGCTGCGAGACGGGTCATCAATTCCGTCGGACTGATGTACGCGGGCGAGACGTCCACGAAAATGAAGACGCGAGAAGAGATCGAACACTTCAAACAGCGCGATGATTTGGATTAACTCGAGTCGAATTGCGGTCGCAGATTGACGCAGATGAACACGGATTAGAGAAGACAGACCCAAATTGTCTGTCTTCTCTAATCCGTGTTCATCTGCGTCAATCTGCGGCGAAAAAATCAGATCTTCAAGCGGCCCGTGCTGTCGCCGAACCGCTCGACCGGGGCACCCATCCGGTCGAAGATCGAGAGGTACAGGTTCATCAGTGGCGTGTCTTTTGGGTACTTCAGGTGCCGGCCGGCTTCCACGCTGCCGCCGCCCTTGCCCATGAACAAGATCGGCAAGTCGTCGTGGTTGTGGCGGTCGCCGTCGCCGATCCCGCTTCCGTACACGAGCATGACGTTGTCGAGAAGCGTCGAACCGTTGGCTTCCTTGACCGCCTTCATTTTGCCGAGTAGGTAAGCGAGTTGCGTCGCGTAGAAGGTGTTGATCTTCTTGATCTTTTCGAGCTTCTTGGAATCGCGGCCGTGGTGCGACAGGTCGTGGTGGCCTTCCGGGACGCCGATGAACGGGTACGGCCGGTTGCTCCCGTCGTTGGCGAACGGCAGCGTGACGACCCGGGTCAGGTCCGTCTGGAACGCGAGGACCATCATGTCGCACATGAGACGGATGTGTTCGGCCACGTCCTTCGACGGAATCCCCGCCGGTTCCGGCACGTTCGGCTTCGGGATCGGCTTTCGGTCCACCGCCGCCCTCCGCATCTTCTCGATGCGCTGTTCGATCTCCCGGACGGCGGTCAGGTATTCGTCGAGCTTGCGCTGGTCGCCCTGTCCGAGCCGGCTGCCGAGGGCTTTCGTGTCTTCCGAAACGAAGTCGAGAATGCTCTTGTTGTAGAGGTCTCGCTTCGCCCGAGCTTCACTCTGTTCTTTCGAGTCGTACCCGCCGAACAGGCGGTCGAACACGAGTTTCGGGTCGACTTCCTTCGCGTTCGGCGTCGATTCCGACCGCCAGGAAAGGTTCGAGGAGTACGCGCAGCTATACCCCGAGTCGCAGTTCCCGGCCTGCTGGCCGCGCTCAATCCCGAGTTCGAGCGACGAGAACCGGGTGTGATCCCCGACCGCGGCGGCGATGTGCTGGTCGGCCGACGTGCCGACGCGGATGTCCGCCCCGTAGGTCTTCCGCGGTTGACGACCGGTGAGGAAGGCGGACATGGCTCGGGCGTGGTCGCCGGGGCCGTCGCCGTTCGGCTTGGCCTTGTCCAGCGCGAGGTTGGTCAGGACGTTCAGGTGGTCCTTGAACGGCTCCAGGGGCTGAAGGATTTCGGGCAGCGTACCGAGCTTGCCTTCTTCCTTCGGCACCCAGTATTGCATGTTCACGCCGTTGGGCATGTACAAGAACGCGGCCCGACGGATCACCGCCGAACCGGCGGCTTGCGTTCCCGTCCCGACGGGGGCGGCCACCGGCGCCGCGGCCGACGCGAGGGATTCGAGCCAGGGAAGGGCCACGACGGTACCCAATCCCTTGAGAGCGGTCCGACGAGATACGTGGGGCTTCATCGGCTATTCACTCCGCTTGACTGCCCGCTTCCGGAACGCGTCGCTCTCGGCGATCGCGAAAACCAGGGCGGAAAAGTGGTCGTCGTTGGTCTTCAGTTTCGTTACGATTTCATTGATGGCACATTTGTCGTAGTATTCTAGTCCACGACCCAGGGCGAACGTTAGCAGTTTTTCGGCCAGGCACGCGCGAAATTGATCGGACTTGCCCAGCAAGACCTTCCGGAGTTCCGCCGGCCCATCGAACTTGCCCCCGTCGGGCAGTACGCCCGTCGAATCGATCGGTTGCTTGTTGTCCTGGTCTCGCCACCCGCCGATACCGTCGAAGTTCTCCAACCCGAATCCGAGGGGGTCGAGTTTGGAGTGGCAGGTCGCGCACGAGGCGTTGGCGCGGTGCTGTTCCATCTGTTGCCGGAGCGTGCCTTTCAACTGACCCACGGGCGGAAGTTCGGGGACGTCCGGGGCCGGGGGCGGCGGTTGGACGCCGAGGACGTTTTCGAGAACCCATTTGCCGCGCTTGACCGGCGACGTCCGGGTCGGGTTCGAGGTCACGGTGAGTACGCTGGCCTGCGTGACGATCCCACCGCGGCGCGTGTTTTCAAACTTCACCTGGCGGAACTCGCGTCCGCTGACGCCCTTGATTCCGTAATGCTTCGCGAGCCGCTCGTTCACGAAGGTATAGTTGGCGTCGAGGAATTCCAAGACGTTGCGGTCGTTCTTGACAATGTGTTCAAAAAACAACTCCGTCTCGCGGATCATGGCGGCCCGGAGCGGTTCGTCCCAGCTTTTAAACGTGCCGGTGTCGGGGCTCAGCGAACGCAGGTTTCGCAGTTGGAGCCACTGCCCGGCGAAGTTTTCGACCAGGGCGCCGCTCTTGTCGTCCTTGAGCATGCGGGCGATTTGCGCCTTCAGTACGGCAGGCTTTTGCAACTCCCCGCGTCCGGCGATTTCAAACAACTGCTCGTCCGGCATCGAGGACCAGAGGAAGTACGACAGTCGGGCGGCGAATTCAAAGTCGTTGAGATCGCGAACACCGGCCCCGCCCGTCGGGTCGTCTTCGACGCGGAAAAGGAAGTTCGGTGAAACGAGTACGGCTTTGAGCGGCAGACGGATCGCTCGGTGGAACGGTTCGCCCTTCGACTCGGCGAGTGCGAACAGTTTCATCAGACGATCGACTTCTTCCGGCTTGACCGGCCGGCGGTAGGCCCGGCGGGCGAAGTTCGCGAGAACCTTGCGGGCGGCGACGGCCGTATCTTCCTTGCCGGCGGGCATCGCGACCAGCATCAGTTTCGCCGACTGGGATCTCATGTCGATCACGGTGCCGATCGGGCCGTCGATGTCGATCGATTCGATGCCGACCGCACGGGGCTGCTTATCCCCCAGAGTTTTGGGGTCTGAGGGGTTCGTGAAGGCGGCGGTAATTTTGTGATTACCGGCCCCGATCGTGAGTCGGGTTTCGAGCGGCTTGGTCTTTTCGGGCGGGTGGAACGTCTTGATCTCTTTACCGTCGAGCCGCACAGACATATTCGGCTCAACTCCCCCCTCGCTCCGACCCCAGGCCCGGACACGAATCGTGTACTCGGCCGTCGCCGGACAGGCGTAATTCTCGACAGAGGCCGAGCCCTCCGTGGTGAGAATGATTTTGGGACGTCGCTCGTCCGCTTTGACGACCTTGGCCGACTTGGGGACGACTTCGAGAGCCCGCGGGATATTCACCGCGATCGTCGTCGCGATGGGCATGATCGCCGCGTCGAGAACCTGATCGGCGGCCGCCAGGTACTTTTCGAGCAGGATCGGCGGGAGGGAAAGAACGTCGCCGATGTTGTCGAAGCCGTACCCGACGTCGTCCGAGGGGAAGTCGTCGGCCGGCTTGATGGTGACACCGCAAAGATCGCGGACGGTGTTGTTGTATTCCGTGCGATTGAGCCGCCGGAGTGTTACGTGACCCGGGTCTTGCGGTCCGGTGCAATTCAATTTCGTGAAGTTCTTTTCAATCCACCCGGCGAGCAACTCTCGTTCTTCTTTGGTGGGCTGTGGCTTTTTCTTGGGCGGCATTTCCCCGGTCGCGAGAACCTTTTCAACGGCCACCCAGGTTTTCCGATCCTTCCGGGCGATGGCCTCGGTCGTCAGGGTGTCCAGAGCGAGCCCGCCCGAAGACTTTTGAGCGTTGTGGCAGCCGTTGCAGTATTTCGTGAGAAGCGGCAGGATTTGCTTCTCATAAACCGGGTCTGTCGGCTTGGCGGCGGGTTCCGGGCGCGCGGTCACCTGGCTGGGGCTCTCGATCAACCCTCCCACGATCAGGACGGAAAGACCAATTGCCACGACGAAATAAAACGGAACCGTGGCACCGCGGGCCATTGGCATGCGAATCGAACCTGCCATCGAACCTGCCTTGGAGGGAACGGACGGGGGAGGTCCGTAGCCGATCACTGATCGTTAAAAGCCTGTTGCCGAGAAGGCGTGGGGCGGGAAAGCACAGCAAAGCAACAACTTAAACCAGTATAATTTCCGCTACCTCTGACAGCAATCGAAATTAGGCCCGAGCGCAACTTTCGTTGACTTCGAGAGCTGCGAACGGAACCTCATCCTCTGTTTTCATGCCGATGAGAATCTGGCCATCCCGGGATCGGAACGAACCTCGGTAGTATCACCCGTCGTTGCCTTTACCACATTAAGCACCGATGATATTTTCGGGTATCGATCTTCCTCAAGACTCTCATCGTTCAATCATTTCTTCAAACTGGATCGTACCTTCGATCCGCCTTTTCACTGTTCACTGCGGGAGTTTCTCATCGGCTGAAAAAACGGAGTTTCCGGCACACTCGGGCGGCCGGTGGGTTTACGATCATTTTCTCGCAATGGGTTCGCGGGTGTGTAACGATTCTGCGGGTGAGTGTGTTTCCACAAGGGGCTGTCGATCTACAGGTCGGCGCCCGCTTTAGACGATAGCAAGCGATGTCCCGGTAGCGAGATACTGCGTCGCCGCGCCCGACGTCGGGAGTACCCGACCGTTACGATTAACCCGCCGTTTGCGTTCTGAATCGGAGAACCAAGGATATGGATCAGTACCGTTTTCGCCCCCAATTATCGGAAATGGAAGGGCGGATAACACCAGCCGTGACGGCGGATGTGGGTCCGGCGATTCAGCGTCAGCTGGACACAACCGCGGAAGTGCAGTGGCTCTATCAAAATCTCAATACGGTCGGGGTGTTTAACGCCACCAGCACCCTCGCCACCGTCATGCCCTCGGTCTACCAGCAGAGCAACATCGATACGGGTATCCTCCAGGCTTTCTATAACCAAATTCAAACCATCGCAGAAACTACGCCCGCGACGCTCGGTTACCTCGCGCCGTTCCTGGCCCAGACGCAAGTGGCGATCGAGTCCGCCCAGGCGAACGCAGCCTACGCGGGCTTTTTGGCTCTGTACACCGGCGACACCACCCAGGCACTGAATCCGACCCAAACCATCACCTTCGCGCTCACGACCCCGGTCACTTTCAGCTCGACGCCGATTGCGCTGACCGCAACCGGTGGGGGTTCTGGGAACCCGGTCACGTTCTCGGTCGTTTCTGGCCCGGCTACGATCTCCGGGAGCCAACTGACAACGACCGGCGTCGGAACCGTCGTCGTTCAGGCGGACGAAGCCGGCGGTGGCCCGTACACCGCGGCCCCTCCGGTCCAGCAAACGCTGGTCGTCAACCAGGCGTCGCAGACGATCGCGTTCACGCTCCCGTCCAGCACCGTCGATCTCGGCGTTTCGCCGATCGACTTGAGCAGCGCCGCAACGGGTGGCGCTTCCGGCAACCCGGTCACGTATTCGGTCGTTTCGGGGCCGGGGACGATCTCCGGAAACACCCTGACGGTAAACGGAACGGGCTCGATCGTCGTGGAAGCGGATCAGGCGGGCAATACCAACTACGCGGCGGCCACGCCGGTCCAACAAACCCTGACCGTCCAGGCGTCGGGCACACTCCTGCCTCAGACAATCACCTTCAGCCTGTCCAGCCCCGTGACAACGGCCGCCAGCCCGATCACGTTGAGCGCCACGGGCGGCGCGTCGGCAGAACCTGTCACCTTCTCGGTCGTCTCCGGCCCAGCTACAGTATCCGGCAACCAGCTGACGCTGACCGGAACCGGCAGTGTGGTGGTCGAGGCCGACCAAGCCGGCGACGGCACCACCTACGCGGCTGCCACCCCGGTCCAGCAGACCCTGGTCGTCAATCCCGCGCCGGCCATCGTAAGCTCGATCCCCACGGTTCCCACCAGCTCTCCGGCAGTGACACTTGCCGACGGGACGCGGTACAACGACGTCCAGGTCGGGTCGGGAACGGCGGTCGCCGCCGGCGCCCAGGTCACGGTTTACTACACGGGCTGGCTCGCCTCGAACGGCACCGAATTCGACAGCAACGTCACGGCGGGCGTCGAATCCGGCAACCCAAAGACGACGCAATTCACTCTGACCACGGGGAGCGGCGGCGTCATCCAAGGCTTCATCGACGGGATCGTCGGGATGCAGCCGGGCGGCATTCGCGACATTTACATGCCGGCCGCCAATGCTTACGGCTCGACCGGCTCCGGTTCGAGCATCCCGCCGAACTCGGACCTCGTGTTCGAAGTGCAACTCGTTTCGTCGCCATGATAACTGTCGACGAACGAGCGGCACTGGCCGCATAAAGTCAATTAGTTTCCCCATGCGACACCGCTCCTCCCCGGCGCGGTGTCGCTTTCATTTCAACTGCCAACTCTTGTCTCATCAAAATGCCCCGACCTTGATCGCGTGCTATGGTGCAAAGAAGTGGACACGCGCTCGGGGCCTTTTCGGCACGGGCGTTGGAATTTCGGCACCAACCGAATTTGCACCGAGGTCGTGCTATGAAACAACTCTATTCGACCGGAACGCTGAACGCCGGTTCGGTGACTTTCGGTGCAGTCGGTTACTCGCCGCTCACGACCTCGGCCATGCGGGCCACTTCTGCCGGCGTTGAGGCGGACGAACTTCAGACCGCCCTTTCTTTTGCGAATTACACTGCGCCACCCTCGAACGGGGAAGCCAACGGTCGTCCGTTGCCGGTCCGGCTCGCGCTGTTGAACACCAGTTCGGGCCGGGTGTTGACGCACGTTACGCCGAACGGCGTTTCTTACTTCGCGCACACCCTCCTGAACGTCCCGACCACGGCGGACGCGCAACTCGCGATTCAAACGTGGGGCAGTCCCCTCTGGCAGAAAAACGAGCCGGACTCAGCCGCAGACCTCCCCGAATTGCCGTATCTCCCGGTCGCGGACGTTCTCGACGACGACGCCCTCCGTGGCTGGCTCGACACGCCAGCCCGCCGGGATCTGCTCGAATTCGCGCTGACCGCGCTCCTCGGCACCAGCCCGACGACGCGCATCATCCTGGCGGCGGCCGCTGACGATGTGGCCAAGGTGGTATACGCCGTCACCCGTGCGCTGCCGCAAGGGCTACTCGACGACTTCACGTTCTCCACTTATGAGGCAGAGCCGCTGGCTTGCACCGCCCGGCTCATCGGGCACGATACCGGGTCCGTCGACCGCGACCTGCCTGCCGAATGCTACTCCGGCATCGGGACGGTCGGCTTCAATCCGGCCACCGGCCGGCGGACGGAAATCCCAACCGACGTTCCGTTCGCCGCGTTCGCCGTCGCGGCGCTCGCCACCGGGGAATACGGGCCGCTCGATGAAGTTAAAGGCCAGTGGCAGCGGCTGGGCCTGAAAGAGCCCCGGCAGTTCGACCTCGTTTACCGCCTGGCCCGCGGTACCGGCGTACTCAACAAAGAAGAAGCCGCCGCGGCGCTACAGCACCCGCCACTCGCCGCGTGGATCTCGACCCGCGCGGACGCCTTGAACCAGTTCCTGGAATGGGCTCTGGAAGACCGCGGATTCGCCAACACGTCGTTCACGCGGGCCGTTCAGGCGCTGCGGCAAAAGCCGGACGTGATTGGGAAACTCGGTCAGACGGTCAAGGATCTCGGGCTGAAAGCTCTTCGGGCGGGGGACAAGACCCGAACCGCCAACGCGCTAGAAGTCATCCTGCCGATGGCCGCGCCGTCCAAGGCGAACGCGGTCTGGGGCGAACTCATCACCCAACTCACCACCCCGGACAGCCTGTCGTGGGACATGCGGTGGTATCTGCTCCCGAAGTTCGTACGCTTCAAGCAACAACAGGGTACCACCGGCGTCGACCCCGCGTTGGCGAAATGGCTGGACGTGCCGGCCGAGCATTTGACCGAAATTCTCGCGCTTGAGTTGCCCCGTGCCTACCACATCGCCGCCGGCCGCGCCTGCCTGGGCCGCGACGGGGAGCCGTCGGCTGTACTCACGAAGACGCTGGCCCAACACTCGACGCTGGCGCTGACACTGCTCCAGCCCGCGCCGACCGACGCGGACGCCCTCCGCCAGGTCAAGCTGTTCGACTCGTTGCTGGCCGAGGCCCCCGCCCACCCTTGGTTCGAGGACTTGCTCGCCCGGGCGACCGACTACCCGGCCGTCCTGTTGAACAAGTTCTTTGAGGCGACGCTGACTGCCGGCAAGGTCGACGCCGATCGGGTGATCCGAACCCAGGGTCCGCGTCTTCTGGAATTGTTTACCGGGCAAACCGGCCTGGACCGGGTCGGCACCCAGTTCCTGGCCAACCCGCCGGCCGATTTACTGCGAAACCCTGGACTACTCGCCTTTTTAGACAAACTTCGCGACGAACCGCGTGTCGGTGATGAACTGAAAGGGCGGGTCGCGGCGGTCAAAGCCGTTCGCGCGTACCTCGATGCTCCCGCGTTCACCGCCGACGCGATGAAGCCGGCGGCCGACGCCCTCGTTTTGACCCCGCCGGTCGTGCCGCCGGGAACGAAGCACGAGGTGTTCTCTGCCGTGGCGACCGCGTTGCTGAGCCGCGCGAACGCGGACACCCTGCAAACGGATCTGGAAGCCGCGCTCGTGTCTTTCGGTTCCGCGCTGGCGAACGACCCGTCCGACTTGTACGAAAACCTGCTCCGCGACCTACGTAGCCGGACCGAATTCTCCAGGCAAACGAACCTCGTCCACACGTTCCTCGCCGTCGCACTCGGTGCGGCCAAGGCGCCGGAATTGGTCGGTAAGCTCGACGGGTTGGACGGCCACGCGTTCGCGATCGCGGCCGAAGCGGCGAAGCGGGGCGGGAACCGCGTTCTCGGCGAGATCGACCGCCGGAGCGAGGCGTGGCCGAAAGCCGCGCGGACGCAATGGGGATTCTTGCTCGCCGCCGTCCGCCCGCGGGGCGCGCGAGGCGTACTCCGCGATGCGGCTCTAATTCTTGGCGGTGCTGGGGCCGCGACCGTGGTGTGGTGGGTGGTCAAGTTGGTTGGGTAAACACATTATCGAATCGACGCGGAGTTGTGGCGGCAGTTTCCAACGTGCCGCCACAATCTTTCTAAAAATATTGCTGGACCGTCGGCTTGATGACCAGTTCGGGGATCGAAACCCGGGCCGGTAAAGCGGCCACGAACGCCACGGCTTCCGCCACGTCTTCCGGCTTCAATATGGTTGCGCGCTGGTCGTCGGTGACGGGCCGCGGGCGTTGGGCGAGGATTGGCGTGTCGATCTCGCCCGGGTAAATGTTGCTGACCCGGACGCCACTGTCTTTCTCTTCGTTGGCCAACACCAACCCGATCGCACCCATCCCGAACTTTGCCGCCACGTAAGCCGCCCCACCGAGCGGGTTTGCCCGCTTGCCGGCGACCGACACGACGTTCACGATCACGCCGTCGCGCCGTTCGAGCATTTGGGTGAGGACGGCCCGCGTGCAGTAAAACGCCCCGTCCATGTTGGCCCGAATCATCTTGTCCCACGAGTCCGGCGTCAGCTCGCGGAACGTCCGGGCCTTGATGTTCGTCCCGGCGTTATTCACGAGGATGTCGACCCGGCCGAACGCCTCGGTCGCTTTCTGAATCAACGTCTGGCACTGAGCGGCGTCGGTCACGTCGGTCGGGACCGCGCGGAGGCTGTCGCCGCCCGCGAGTTCGGCGGCCGCGGCCTGCAGTTTCGCCGCATCCCGGCCGGCGATCACGACTTTGGCCCCTTGTTTAAGGAAGAGTGCGGCGACCGCCTTGCCCACGCCGGACCCCCCGCCGGTGACGACCGCCACCTTTCCGGACAAGTTGCTCATGTGCAGTTGACCCCCGCTCCCATAATGAGATAAAGACGGACCCGCGAACCGATCGTGATATGCTACGGTCAGTAGACCGTGGCGGCACCCGCACCGGGACCGTCGTGCCCGGATCCTTTTATCGCCCCGAGGTCGCATTCGATGAACGCCGAACTCCGCCGCCGGTCCGACGACGTCAACGCCCGATTGGCCCAACTCCGGGTGTCTCTTTGACATCCCCGGAAAACTAGCCCAGCGCGATCAACTCGAAGCCAAGCAGGGCGAACCCGGCTTCTGGGACGACCAGGACACCGCCAAGGCGGTCATTCAAAAAATCAAGCTCCTGAACGTCCTCCTCAAGCCATACGAGGAGATGACGAAGGAATCGGAAGACATCGCCGCGATGGGCGAGTTGGCCGCGGACGACCCGAGCTTTGAGGCCGAGATCGAGCC
This is a stretch of genomic DNA from Fimbriiglobus ruber. It encodes these proteins:
- a CDS encoding DUF1552 domain-containing protein translates to MKPHVSRRTALKGLGTVVALPWLESLASAAAPVAAPVGTGTQAAGSAVIRRAAFLYMPNGVNMQYWVPKEEGKLGTLPEILQPLEPFKDHLNVLTNLALDKAKPNGDGPGDHARAMSAFLTGRQPRKTYGADIRVGTSADQHIAAAVGDHTRFSSLELGIERGQQAGNCDSGYSCAYSSNLSWRSESTPNAKEVDPKLVFDRLFGGYDSKEQSEARAKRDLYNKSILDFVSEDTKALGSRLGQGDQRKLDEYLTAVREIEQRIEKMRRAAVDRKPIPKPNVPEPAGIPSKDVAEHIRLMCDMMVLAFQTDLTRVVTLPFANDGSNRPYPFIGVPEGHHDLSHHGRDSKKLEKIKKINTFYATQLAYLLGKMKAVKEANGSTLLDNVMLVYGSGIGDGDRHNHDDLPILFMGKGGGSVEAGRHLKYPKDTPLMNLYLSIFDRMGAPVERFGDSTGRLKI
- a CDS encoding DUF1592 domain-containing protein; this translates as MAGSIRMPMARGATVPFYFVVAIGLSVLIVGGLIESPSQVTARPEPAAKPTDPVYEKQILPLLTKYCNGCHNAQKSSGGLALDTLTTEAIARKDRKTWVAVEKVLATGEMPPKKKPQPTKEERELLAGWIEKNFTKLNCTGPQDPGHVTLRRLNRTEYNNTVRDLCGVTIKPADDFPSDDVGYGFDNIGDVLSLPPILLEKYLAAADQVLDAAIMPIATTIAVNIPRALEVVPKSAKVVKADERRPKIILTTEGSASVENYACPATAEYTIRVRAWGRSEGGVEPNMSVRLDGKEIKTFHPPEKTKPLETRLTIGAGNHKITAAFTNPSDPKTLGDKQPRAVGIESIDIDGPIGTVIDMRSQSAKLMLVAMPAGKEDTAVAARKVLANFARRAYRRPVKPEEVDRLMKLFALAESKGEPFHRAIRLPLKAVLVSPNFLFRVEDDPTGGAGVRDLNDFEFAARLSYFLWSSMPDEQLFEIAGRGELQKPAVLKAQIARMLKDDKSGALVENFAGQWLQLRNLRSLSPDTGTFKSWDEPLRAAMIRETELFFEHIVKNDRNVLEFLDANYTFVNERLAKHYGIKGVSGREFRQVKFENTRRGGIVTQASVLTVTSNPTRTSPVKRGKWVLENVLGVQPPPPAPDVPELPPVGQLKGTLRQQMEQHRANASCATCHSKLDPLGFGLENFDGIGGWRDQDNKQPIDSTGVLPDGGKFDGPAELRKVLLGKSDQFRACLAEKLLTFALGRGLEYYDKCAINEIVTKLKTNDDHFSALVFAIAESDAFRKRAVKRSE
- a CDS encoding FKBP-type peptidyl-prolyl cis-trans isomerase, which produces MDQYRFRPQLSEMEGRITPAVTADVGPAIQRQLDTTAEVQWLYQNLNTVGVFNATSTLATVMPSVYQQSNIDTGILQAFYNQIQTIAETTPATLGYLAPFLAQTQVAIESAQANAAYAGFLALYTGDTTQALNPTQTITFALTTPVTFSSTPIALTATGGGSGNPVTFSVVSGPATISGSQLTTTGVGTVVVQADEAGGGPYTAAPPVQQTLVVNQASQTIAFTLPSSTVDLGVSPIDLSSAATGGASGNPVTYSVVSGPGTISGNTLTVNGTGSIVVEADQAGNTNYAAATPVQQTLTVQASGTLLPQTITFSLSSPVTTAASPITLSATGGASAEPVTFSVVSGPATVSGNQLTLTGTGSVVVEADQAGDGTTYAAATPVQQTLVVNPAPAIVSSIPTVPTSSPAVTLADGTRYNDVQVGSGTAVAAGAQVTVYYTGWLASNGTEFDSNVTAGVESGNPKTTQFTLTTGSGGVIQGFIDGIVGMQPGGIRDIYMPAANAYGSTGSGSSIPPNSDLVFEVQLVSSP
- a CDS encoding SDR family oxidoreductase, which produces MSNLSGKVAVVTGGGSGVGKAVAALFLKQGAKVVIAGRDAAKLQAAAAELAGGDSLRAVPTDVTDAAQCQTLIQKATEAFGRVDILVNNAGTNIKARTFRELTPDSWDKMIRANMDGAFYCTRAVLTQMLERRDGVIVNVVSVAGKRANPLGGAAYVAAKFGMGAIGLVLANEEKDSGVRVSNIYPGEIDTPILAQRPRPVTDDQRATILKPEDVAEAVAFVAALPARVSIPELVIKPTVQQYF